In Vigna unguiculata cultivar IT97K-499-35 chromosome 3, ASM411807v1, whole genome shotgun sequence, a single genomic region encodes these proteins:
- the LOC114175608 gene encoding homogentisate phytyltransferase 1, chloroplastic-like isoform X1, whose product MDSVLLRSLPNASSLTAVAGGDFCRTRHCAAISYASSYGPNASWNKRKVQNEYNCLRLRKPSLNHRYKGTGGGYTFQKYNIKFVVKATSEKSFGSESQAFVPKSVLDSVKNSLDAFYRFSRPHTVIGTALSIISVSLLAVEKISDISPLFFTGVLEAVVAALFMNIYIVGLNQLSDVEIDKINKPYLPLASGEYSFGTGVAIVASFSILSFWLGWIVGSWPLFWALFVSFVLGTAYSINVPLLRWKRFAVLAAMCILAVRAVIVQLAFFLHMQTHVYKRPPVFSRPLIFATAFMSFFSVVIALFKDIPDIEGDKIFGIQSFSVRLGQKPVFWTCVSLLEIAYGVALLVGASSPCLWSKIATGLGHAVLASILWYQAKSVDLKSKASITSFYMFIWKLFYAEYLLIPFVR is encoded by the exons ATGGATTCGGTGCTTCTCCGATCTCTGCCTAATGCTTCTTCTCTCACCGCTG TGGCAGGTGGAGATTTCTGCAGGACTAGACATTGTGCTGCCATCTCCTATGCAA GTTCTTATGGGCCAAATGCTTCGTGGAACAAAAGGAAAGTCcaaaatgaatataattgttTGAGGCTTCGGAAGCCAAGTTTGAACCATCGTTACAAAGGCACTGGGGGAGGGTATACGtttcaaaaatataacataaaatttgttgtgaaagcCACCTCTGAAAAATCTTTTGGGTCCGAATCTCAAGCTTTTGTTCCAAAAAGCGTTTTGGACTCTGTCAAAAATTCCTTGGATGCTTTCTACAGGTTTTCAAGGCCGCATACAGTTATTGGAACA GCATTAAGCATAATTTCTGTGTCTCTCCTTGCCGTTGAGAAAATATCAGACATTTCTCCATTATTTTTTACTGGTGTGTTGGAG GCTGTGGTTGCTGCCTTGtttatgaatatttatattgttgGGTTGAATCAATTATCTGATGTTGAAATCGACAAG ATAAACAAGCCATATCTTCCATTGGCATCTGGGGAATATTCCTTTGGAACTGGTGTTGCTATTGTTGCATCCTTTTCAATTTTG AGTTTCTGGCTTGGCTGGATAGTAGGTTCATGGCCATTATTTTGGGCTCTTTTCGTAAGTTTTGTGCTAGGGACTGCTTATTCAATCAAT GTGCCTCTATTGAGATGGAAGAGATTTGCAGTCCTCGCAGCTATGTGCATTCTTGCTGTTCGGGCTGTAATAGTTCAACTTGCATTTTTCCTTCACATGCAG ACTCACGTGTACAAGAGGCCACCTGTCTTTTCAAGACCACTGATTTTTGCTACTGCATTCATGAGCTTCTTCTCTGTAGTTATAGCACTGTTTAAG GATATTCCTGACATTGAAGGGGATAAAATATTTGGCATCCAATCCTTTTCAGTACGGTTAGGTCAGAAGCCG GTATTCTGGACTTGTGTATCCCTCCTTGAAATAGCTTACGGAGTGGCCCTCCTGGTGGGAGCTTCATCTCCCTGTCTTTGGAGCAAAATTGCCACG GGTCTTGGACACGCTGTGTTGGCTTCAATTCTCTGGTATCAAGCCAAATCTGTAGATTTGAAAAGCAAAGCTTCGATAACATCCTTCTATATGTTTATTTGGAAG CTATTTTATGCAGAGTACTTACTCATTCCTTTTGTTAGATGA
- the LOC114175608 gene encoding homogentisate phytyltransferase 1, chloroplastic-like isoform X2 — protein sequence MDSVLLRSLPNASSLTAGGDFCRTRHCAAISYASSYGPNASWNKRKVQNEYNCLRLRKPSLNHRYKGTGGGYTFQKYNIKFVVKATSEKSFGSESQAFVPKSVLDSVKNSLDAFYRFSRPHTVIGTALSIISVSLLAVEKISDISPLFFTGVLEAVVAALFMNIYIVGLNQLSDVEIDKINKPYLPLASGEYSFGTGVAIVASFSILSFWLGWIVGSWPLFWALFVSFVLGTAYSINVPLLRWKRFAVLAAMCILAVRAVIVQLAFFLHMQTHVYKRPPVFSRPLIFATAFMSFFSVVIALFKDIPDIEGDKIFGIQSFSVRLGQKPVFWTCVSLLEIAYGVALLVGASSPCLWSKIATGLGHAVLASILWYQAKSVDLKSKASITSFYMFIWKLFYAEYLLIPFVR from the exons ATGGATTCGGTGCTTCTCCGATCTCTGCCTAATGCTTCTTCTCTCACCGCTG GTGGAGATTTCTGCAGGACTAGACATTGTGCTGCCATCTCCTATGCAA GTTCTTATGGGCCAAATGCTTCGTGGAACAAAAGGAAAGTCcaaaatgaatataattgttTGAGGCTTCGGAAGCCAAGTTTGAACCATCGTTACAAAGGCACTGGGGGAGGGTATACGtttcaaaaatataacataaaatttgttgtgaaagcCACCTCTGAAAAATCTTTTGGGTCCGAATCTCAAGCTTTTGTTCCAAAAAGCGTTTTGGACTCTGTCAAAAATTCCTTGGATGCTTTCTACAGGTTTTCAAGGCCGCATACAGTTATTGGAACA GCATTAAGCATAATTTCTGTGTCTCTCCTTGCCGTTGAGAAAATATCAGACATTTCTCCATTATTTTTTACTGGTGTGTTGGAG GCTGTGGTTGCTGCCTTGtttatgaatatttatattgttgGGTTGAATCAATTATCTGATGTTGAAATCGACAAG ATAAACAAGCCATATCTTCCATTGGCATCTGGGGAATATTCCTTTGGAACTGGTGTTGCTATTGTTGCATCCTTTTCAATTTTG AGTTTCTGGCTTGGCTGGATAGTAGGTTCATGGCCATTATTTTGGGCTCTTTTCGTAAGTTTTGTGCTAGGGACTGCTTATTCAATCAAT GTGCCTCTATTGAGATGGAAGAGATTTGCAGTCCTCGCAGCTATGTGCATTCTTGCTGTTCGGGCTGTAATAGTTCAACTTGCATTTTTCCTTCACATGCAG ACTCACGTGTACAAGAGGCCACCTGTCTTTTCAAGACCACTGATTTTTGCTACTGCATTCATGAGCTTCTTCTCTGTAGTTATAGCACTGTTTAAG GATATTCCTGACATTGAAGGGGATAAAATATTTGGCATCCAATCCTTTTCAGTACGGTTAGGTCAGAAGCCG GTATTCTGGACTTGTGTATCCCTCCTTGAAATAGCTTACGGAGTGGCCCTCCTGGTGGGAGCTTCATCTCCCTGTCTTTGGAGCAAAATTGCCACG GGTCTTGGACACGCTGTGTTGGCTTCAATTCTCTGGTATCAAGCCAAATCTGTAGATTTGAAAAGCAAAGCTTCGATAACATCCTTCTATATGTTTATTTGGAAG CTATTTTATGCAGAGTACTTACTCATTCCTTTTGTTAGATGA